In a single window of the Arthrobacter zhangbolii genome:
- a CDS encoding SDR family NAD(P)-dependent oxidoreductase has translation MEPMLIGRNAVIYGGGGAIGGAIAQAFAREGARVFLAGRTAEPLEAVAERIRRAGGEVQTALLDATNESAVNRHADDVAAAAGSLDISVNVIQHGDVQGTPMAEMALADYLRPVSTAVQTLFLTAQAAARHMMRQRSGVILVFGGSGNPVPGMYLGGLQTAFEAMESMRRQLSSELGPFGIRVVTLRSGGIPESLPENMEGAGEIADAITTATMLGRAATLDEVGYAAAFAASDRAASMTAATLNISAGSLID, from the coding sequence ATGGAGCCCATGCTCATCGGCAGGAACGCGGTCATTTACGGCGGAGGCGGGGCCATTGGCGGTGCCATAGCGCAGGCCTTTGCCCGGGAAGGTGCCCGGGTGTTCCTTGCCGGCCGCACGGCGGAACCGCTCGAGGCAGTTGCGGAGCGCATCCGCCGGGCCGGGGGAGAGGTTCAGACGGCATTGCTGGACGCCACCAATGAGAGCGCCGTCAACCGGCATGCCGATGATGTGGCCGCCGCGGCGGGCAGCCTGGACATCTCCGTGAACGTTATCCAGCACGGGGATGTGCAGGGCACCCCCATGGCGGAGATGGCCCTGGCGGATTATCTGCGTCCGGTCTCTACCGCCGTGCAAACCCTGTTCCTGACCGCCCAGGCAGCGGCCCGGCACATGATGCGCCAGCGTTCGGGGGTGATCCTGGTGTTCGGCGGCTCCGGGAACCCGGTGCCCGGGATGTACCTGGGCGGACTCCAGACGGCGTTCGAAGCCATGGAGTCCATGCGCCGCCAGCTCTCCAGTGAGCTGGGTCCGTTCGGTATCAGGGTGGTGACACTGCGCTCCGGCGGCATTCCGGAAAGCCTGCCGGAAAACATGGAAGGCGCCGGCGAAATCGCCGACGCCATCACCACCGCCACCATGCTGGGCCGCGCCGCCACCTTGGACGAGGTCGGCTATGCAGCGGCGTTTGCCGCTTCCGACCGGGCTGCCAGCATGACAGCTGCAACTTTGAACATAAGTGCCGGAAGCCTCATCGACTGA